The Streptomyces sp. RKAG293 genome includes a region encoding these proteins:
- a CDS encoding NlpC/P60 family protein, with translation MSALASHRKPRPRILASTGPRAVVGLTTVALATVTLLSESASAAPAKPSITEVKAQVDDLREKAEAATEHVNAAKEKTDQQRAKADLLLAEVAKKTQKLNEARETLGQFAAAQYREGGVDQTTALLLSDNPEKYLEQSHLVDRVSATQEEAIKEFRTQQAAATTERTKAAASVADLAAAQTKLAAEKKTAAAKLADAQKLLNSLTAEDRKKVATLDTQQSGSADSASYTYNGPASGRAAQAISFALAQRGKAYVSGATGPNSYDCSGLTQAAYRSAGISISRTTYTQINDGTRVSQSELRPGDLVFFYSGISHVAIYLGNGEIVHAPHPGGVVEVGKMSWMPFAGAVRLA, from the coding sequence ATGTCTGCCTTGGCGTCGCACCGCAAACCGCGCCCCCGAATACTCGCCTCCACCGGCCCGCGTGCCGTGGTGGGCCTGACGACGGTGGCGCTGGCCACTGTGACTCTGCTGAGCGAGTCCGCGAGCGCCGCGCCCGCGAAGCCCTCCATCACCGAGGTCAAGGCGCAGGTCGACGACCTCCGCGAAAAGGCCGAAGCCGCCACGGAGCACGTCAACGCGGCGAAGGAGAAGACCGACCAGCAGCGCGCGAAGGCCGATCTGCTGCTCGCCGAGGTCGCGAAGAAGACCCAGAAGCTGAACGAAGCGCGGGAGACCCTGGGCCAGTTCGCCGCCGCCCAGTACCGCGAAGGCGGCGTCGACCAGACCACCGCCCTGCTGCTCTCCGACAACCCGGAGAAGTACCTTGAGCAGTCCCACCTCGTGGACCGTGTGTCGGCCACGCAGGAAGAGGCCATCAAGGAGTTCCGCACCCAGCAGGCGGCCGCGACGACCGAGCGCACCAAGGCCGCCGCGAGCGTCGCGGACCTCGCCGCCGCACAGACCAAGCTGGCCGCCGAGAAGAAGACCGCCGCGGCCAAGCTCGCCGACGCGCAGAAGCTGCTCAACAGCCTCACCGCCGAGGACCGCAAGAAGGTCGCCACGCTGGACACCCAGCAGTCCGGCAGCGCCGACAGCGCCAGCTACACGTACAACGGCCCCGCCAGCGGCCGTGCCGCGCAGGCCATCAGCTTCGCGCTCGCGCAGCGCGGCAAGGCGTACGTCTCCGGTGCCACCGGCCCGAACTCGTACGACTGCTCCGGTCTCACCCAGGCCGCGTACCGCTCGGCCGGCATCAGCATCAGCCGCACCACGTACACCCAGATCAACGACGGCACGCGCGTCTCGCAGTCCGAGCTGCGCCCCGGCGACCTGGTGTTCTTCTACTCCGGCATCAGCCACGTGGCCATCTACCTGGGCAACGGCGAGATCGTGCACGCCCCGCACCCCGGTGGCGTCGTCGAGGTCGGCAAGATGAGCTGGATGCCGTTCGCCGGCGCTGTGCGACTCGCCTGA
- a CDS encoding C40 family peptidase encodes MASHRKPRPGIRAGLLTTTGPRAAVGFTAAALATVTLLGETASAAPAQPQPPSIEEVQAKVDALNHDAEVATERYNGAKEQADQQSSKVEALLSQVAQRTESLNDARRVLGQYAAAQYRSGGVEGTSTFLLSADPQQFFDQTHQMKRMTGNQKEAVENFRTQQATTTQKRTEAVKSLGALTSAQTKLQTEKTAVRQKLAAAQTLLNSLTAQEKARLEALVAKKEEQARKLAAEVAAKEKAAREAAAKEAAKTGAGTGTGGSGSNTTSSKAAKAIAFARAQLGDPYGWGATGMDSWDCSGLTQAAWKAAGVTLPRTTWDQVKAGERVSMSDLRPGDLIFFYDDISHVGLYIGDGNMIHAPHTGTVVKIAPITQMPVYGASRPS; translated from the coding sequence TTGGCGTCGCACCGCAAACCCCGCCCCGGCATACGCGCCGGCCTGCTCACCACGACCGGCCCCCGCGCGGCCGTCGGATTCACGGCGGCGGCACTGGCCACCGTCACCCTGCTGGGCGAGACCGCGAGCGCGGCGCCCGCGCAGCCGCAGCCGCCCTCCATCGAAGAGGTCCAGGCGAAGGTCGACGCGCTCAACCACGACGCCGAGGTCGCCACCGAGCGCTACAACGGCGCGAAGGAGCAGGCCGACCAGCAGAGCTCCAAGGTCGAGGCGCTGTTGAGCCAGGTCGCACAGCGGACCGAGTCGCTCAACGACGCGCGGCGCGTCCTGGGCCAGTACGCGGCCGCCCAGTACCGCAGCGGCGGCGTCGAGGGGACGAGCACGTTCCTGCTCTCCGCCGATCCGCAGCAGTTCTTCGACCAGACGCACCAGATGAAGCGGATGACCGGCAACCAGAAGGAAGCGGTCGAGAACTTCCGCACCCAGCAGGCCACGACGACGCAGAAGCGCACCGAGGCGGTGAAGAGCCTCGGCGCGCTGACCTCGGCGCAGACCAAGCTGCAGACGGAGAAGACCGCCGTCCGGCAGAAGCTCGCGGCGGCGCAGACGCTCCTCAACTCCCTCACCGCGCAGGAGAAGGCCCGGCTGGAGGCGCTGGTGGCCAAGAAGGAGGAGCAGGCTCGCAAGCTGGCCGCGGAGGTCGCCGCCAAGGAGAAGGCCGCACGGGAGGCCGCCGCCAAGGAGGCCGCGAAGACCGGCGCCGGGACGGGCACCGGCGGTTCGGGTTCGAACACCACCTCGTCGAAGGCGGCGAAGGCCATCGCGTTCGCCCGCGCTCAGCTCGGGGATCCGTACGGGTGGGGTGCGACGGGTATGGACTCGTGGGACTGCTCAGGGCTGACGCAGGCGGCCTGGAAGGCGGCCGGCGTCACCCTGCCGCGCACCACCTGGGACCAGGTGAAGGCCGGCGAGCGCGTCTCGATGTCGGACCTGCGGCCCGGCGACCTGATCTTCTTCTACGACGACATCAGTCATGTCGGCCTCTACATAGGGGACGGCAACATGATCCACGCGCCGCACACCGGCACGGTCGTCAAGATCGCACCGATCACCCAAATGCCGGTTTACGGAGCTTCTCGCCCGTCCTGA
- the pcrA gene encoding DNA helicase PcrA, with translation MSSLFDDSFLADLQAPDHASESVPPPPEHGSAHRPDDAADDLFGGRFNEPPHGGRDAYYRDGAARPVVDPAQLLEGLNEQQRAAVVHAGGPLLIVAGAGSGKTRVLTHRIAHLLGTRGVHPGEILAITFTNKAAGEMKERVGDLVGARANAMWVMTFHSACVRILRRESKKLGFTSSFSIYDAADSKRLMALVCRDLDLDPKQFPPKAFSAKVSNLKNELIDEEDYARQAENPFEKHVAEAYALYQARLREANALDFDDIIMTTVHLLQAFPDVAEHYRRRFRHVLVDEYQDTNHAQYTLVRELVGTGDHTAELCVVGDADQSIYAFRGATIRNILQFEEDYPQATTILLEQNYRSTQTILTAANAVIERNAGRRAKNLWTDAGDGPIITGYVADHEHDEAQYIAEEIDRLTDAGDSRPGDVAVFYRTNAQSRVFEEVFIRVGLPYKVVGGVRFYERKEVRDILAYLRVLSNPEDTVPLRRILNVPKRGIGDRAEAMIDALSLREKISFSQALRRVDEAYGMAARSSNAVRKFNELLEELRTIVESGAGPATVLEAVMERTGYLAELQASTDPQDETRIENLQELAAVALEFEQERAAAEDAEPGTLSEFLERVALVADSDQIPDDEEGGGVITLMTLHTAKGLEFPVVFLTGMEDGVFPHMRALGQAKELEEERRLAYVGITRARERLYVTRSTMRSAWGQPSYNPASRFLEEIPPTLIDWKRTGPVAAPGAAMSAAASSLSSSRAKAGPKGFATRRATDRPVIALTVGDRVTHDQFGLGTVVGVSGTGSDAQATVDFGEEKPKRLLLRYAPVEKL, from the coding sequence ATGAGCAGCCTCTTTGACGACAGCTTCCTGGCCGACCTCCAGGCCCCCGACCACGCGTCGGAATCCGTCCCGCCGCCCCCGGAGCACGGGTCCGCGCACCGGCCGGACGATGCCGCGGACGACCTCTTCGGCGGGCGCTTCAACGAGCCCCCGCACGGTGGCCGGGACGCGTACTACCGGGACGGGGCCGCCCGCCCCGTCGTCGACCCCGCGCAGCTCCTGGAGGGGCTGAACGAGCAGCAGCGCGCCGCCGTCGTGCACGCGGGCGGGCCGCTGCTCATCGTCGCGGGCGCCGGATCGGGCAAGACGCGGGTGCTGACGCACCGCATCGCCCATCTGCTGGGCACCCGCGGGGTGCACCCAGGCGAGATCCTCGCGATCACGTTCACCAACAAGGCCGCGGGCGAGATGAAGGAACGCGTCGGCGACCTCGTCGGCGCGCGCGCCAACGCGATGTGGGTCATGACGTTCCACAGCGCGTGCGTGCGGATCCTGCGCCGCGAGAGCAAGAAGCTCGGCTTCACCTCCAGCTTCTCGATCTACGACGCCGCCGACTCCAAGCGGCTCATGGCGCTCGTCTGCCGGGACCTGGACCTCGACCCCAAGCAGTTCCCGCCGAAGGCGTTCAGCGCGAAGGTCTCGAACCTCAAGAACGAGCTGATCGACGAGGAGGACTACGCCCGGCAGGCGGAGAACCCCTTCGAGAAGCACGTCGCCGAGGCGTACGCGCTCTACCAGGCGCGGCTGCGCGAGGCCAACGCCCTGGACTTCGACGACATCATCATGACCACGGTGCACCTGCTCCAGGCGTTCCCCGACGTCGCCGAGCACTACCGGCGCCGGTTCCGCCACGTCCTCGTGGACGAGTACCAGGACACCAACCACGCCCAGTACACGCTGGTGCGCGAGCTGGTCGGCACCGGCGACCACACGGCCGAGCTGTGCGTGGTGGGTGACGCGGACCAGAGCATCTACGCCTTCCGCGGTGCCACCATCCGCAACATCCTGCAGTTCGAAGAGGACTACCCGCAGGCGACGACGATCCTGCTGGAGCAGAACTACCGCTCCACGCAGACGATCCTCACGGCCGCCAACGCCGTCATCGAGCGCAACGCAGGCCGCCGCGCCAAGAACCTGTGGACCGACGCCGGCGACGGCCCGATCATCACGGGCTATGTCGCCGACCACGAGCACGACGAGGCGCAGTACATCGCCGAGGAGATCGACCGGCTGACGGACGCGGGTGACTCCCGCCCCGGTGACGTCGCCGTCTTCTACCGGACCAACGCCCAGTCGCGTGTCTTCGAAGAGGTCTTCATCCGCGTCGGGCTGCCGTACAAGGTCGTCGGCGGGGTGCGCTTCTACGAGCGCAAGGAGGTCCGCGACATCCTCGCGTACCTGCGCGTCCTGTCGAACCCCGAGGACACCGTCCCGCTCCGCCGGATCCTGAACGTGCCCAAGCGCGGTATCGGCGACCGGGCCGAGGCGATGATCGACGCCCTGTCGCTGCGCGAGAAGATCTCCTTCTCGCAGGCACTGCGCCGGGTCGACGAGGCGTACGGCATGGCCGCCCGCTCCTCCAACGCGGTCAGGAAGTTCAACGAGCTGCTGGAGGAGCTGCGCACCATCGTCGAGTCGGGGGCCGGTCCCGCGACCGTCCTCGAAGCGGTGATGGAGCGCACGGGCTATCTCGCGGAGCTCCAGGCCTCCACGGACCCGCAGGACGAGACCCGCATCGAGAACCTCCAGGAACTCGCCGCCGTCGCCCTGGAGTTCGAGCAGGAGCGGGCCGCCGCCGAGGACGCGGAGCCCGGCACCCTCTCCGAGTTCCTGGAGCGCGTCGCGCTGGTCGCCGACTCGGACCAGATCCCGGACGACGAGGAGGGGGGCGGCGTCATAACGCTGATGACGCTGCACACCGCCAAGGGCCTCGAGTTCCCGGTGGTCTTCCTCACCGGCATGGAGGACGGGGTCTTCCCGCACATGCGGGCGCTGGGCCAGGCCAAGGAGCTGGAGGAGGAGCGGCGACTGGCGTACGTCGGCATCACGCGGGCGCGCGAGCGGCTGTACGTGACGCGGTCGACGATGCGCAGCGCGTGGGGCCAGCCCTCGTACAACCCGGCCTCGCGCTTCCTGGAGGAGATCCCGCCCACGCTGATCGACTGGAAGCGGACCGGCCCGGTGGCCGCGCCGGGGGCCGCGATGTCCGCCGCCGCGTCGTCGTTGTCGTCCTCGCGCGCCAAGGCGGGCCCCAAGGGCTTCGCGACCCGGCGGGCGACGGACCGGCCGGT